Proteins encoded in a region of the Cytobacillus pseudoceanisediminis genome:
- a CDS encoding S8 family peptidase, whose translation MTMGLSVFTAGAFAKEPETQNETYRVLIQGPSNAKASVNSQVDKRWDFGSDGMTAEVNAKQYQALLKNKNLKIEKVSEVTLDTARTEVSKKDSVSIQAAGYPSDQTPWGIASIYNNSSITSTSGGSGIKVAVLDTGVHTSHIDLEGSAEQCKDFTQSSPIVNGSCTDRQGHGTHVAGTVLAHGGYDGQGIYGVAPQAKLWAYKVLGDNGSGYSDDIAAAIRHVADEASRTGSKVVINMSLGSSGKDSLISSAVDYAYSKGVLVVAAAGNSGYSANTIGYPGALKNAIAVAALENVQQNGTYRVANFSSRGNPSTDGDYVIQEKDVEVSAPGASIESTWYNGGYNTISGTSMATPHVAGLAAKIWSSSPSMSHTQLRTELQNRAKQYDIKGGYGAAAGDDYASGFGYPRVK comes from the coding sequence ATGACAATGGGTTTATCAGTTTTTACAGCGGGGGCATTTGCAAAAGAACCAGAGACTCAAAACGAAACCTACCGGGTATTGATCCAGGGGCCGTCAAACGCTAAAGCTTCTGTGAATTCACAGGTGGACAAGCGCTGGGATTTTGGCAGTGATGGCATGACTGCTGAAGTCAATGCAAAGCAATACCAGGCATTGCTCAAAAATAAGAACTTAAAGATTGAAAAGGTAAGCGAAGTTACTCTTGATACTGCCAGAACGGAAGTGTCCAAGAAAGATTCGGTTTCTATTCAGGCAGCGGGATATCCTAGTGATCAGACACCATGGGGAATTGCTTCCATCTATAATAACAGCAGCATTACCAGTACGTCAGGCGGAAGCGGCATTAAGGTTGCTGTTCTTGATACAGGCGTTCATACAAGCCATATTGACCTGGAAGGCTCTGCAGAGCAATGTAAGGATTTCACTCAATCCAGCCCGATTGTAAATGGCTCATGTACTGATCGTCAGGGACATGGTACACATGTAGCTGGGACGGTTTTAGCACATGGTGGATACGACGGCCAGGGAATCTATGGAGTAGCTCCACAGGCGAAATTATGGGCATACAAAGTACTTGGCGATAATGGCTCAGGCTACTCAGATGATATTGCAGCAGCAATCCGCCACGTTGCGGACGAAGCATCCCGCACAGGATCAAAAGTAGTCATTAATATGTCACTTGGTTCAAGCGGCAAAGATTCTCTAATCAGCAGTGCGGTTGATTATGCCTACAGCAAAGGTGTCCTTGTTGTTGCCGCAGCAGGAAATTCCGGATACAGCGCTAATACAATCGGCTATCCTGGAGCATTAAAGAATGCGATTGCAGTTGCAGCCCTTGAAAACGTCCAGCAAAACGGTACATACCGTGTAGCCAACTTCTCGTCCCGCGGAAATCCTAGCACTGACGGTGACTATGTCATTCAGGAAAAAGACGTGGAAGTGTCTGCACCGGGAGCAAGCATCGAGTCTACATGGTATAACGGAGGCTATAACACGATCAGCGGAACATCCATGGCTACACCTCACGTAGCTGGCCTTGCAGCAAAAATTTGGTCATCCAGCCCATCCATGAGCCATACTCAGCTTCGCACAGAGCTTCAAAACCGTGCCAAGCAATATGACATTAAAGGCGGATATGGAGCAGCAGCTGGTGATGACTATGCATCAGGCTTTGGATATCCCCGCGTGAAATAA
- the mtnA gene encoding S-methyl-5-thioribose-1-phosphate isomerase, translating into MGKPVDVIQSVRLDDENDTLILLDQTVLPNEKNFLHLKELKDIWEAIYHLKVRGAPAIGIAAAYGVYLGTKQSAAVSYEELYMDFKKAKEYLASSRPTAVNLFWALDRMEARFLKEEGKAAAEIKQALKVEAEKIRAEDEKVCESIGQHALSVLEPGWGILTHCNAGTIATAKYGTALAPIYLGQEKGYDFKVYADETRPLLQGARLTAWELEEAGVDVTLICDNMASIVMKEGKIQAVLVGCDRVAANGDAANKIGTSGVAILAKHYKIPFYVCAPLSTVDLACKTGDDIHIELRDSEEITSKWYEKPMAPEGVQTYNPAFDVTDHDLITGIITENGIAYAPFTESLSKMFK; encoded by the coding sequence ATGGGAAAACCAGTGGATGTCATCCAGTCTGTCAGATTGGATGATGAAAACGACACGCTCATTCTATTAGATCAAACAGTTCTGCCGAATGAAAAGAACTTTTTGCATTTGAAAGAATTAAAGGATATATGGGAAGCAATCTATCATTTGAAGGTCCGGGGTGCACCTGCCATTGGAATAGCGGCGGCTTACGGTGTCTATTTGGGCACAAAGCAATCAGCAGCAGTAAGCTATGAAGAACTTTATATGGATTTTAAAAAGGCGAAGGAATACCTGGCGTCATCACGGCCAACTGCAGTTAATCTGTTTTGGGCGCTCGACCGCATGGAAGCCCGTTTCCTGAAGGAAGAAGGCAAAGCTGCAGCCGAAATAAAGCAAGCCCTAAAAGTGGAAGCAGAAAAAATACGGGCTGAGGATGAAAAGGTTTGCGAGTCGATTGGACAGCACGCGCTTTCTGTACTTGAGCCTGGTTGGGGTATTCTGACACACTGCAATGCAGGTACGATTGCCACCGCTAAATATGGAACAGCTCTTGCTCCGATTTATTTAGGCCAGGAAAAGGGATATGATTTTAAAGTATACGCTGATGAAACCCGCCCGCTTTTGCAGGGGGCCCGCCTGACAGCATGGGAGCTCGAAGAAGCAGGTGTCGATGTTACGCTGATCTGTGACAATATGGCCAGCATCGTAATGAAAGAAGGCAAGATTCAAGCGGTACTTGTCGGCTGTGACCGCGTGGCAGCCAATGGGGATGCAGCCAATAAGATTGGAACTTCTGGCGTTGCGATTCTCGCAAAACATTATAAAATACCTTTTTATGTTTGTGCCCCTCTGTCAACAGTCGATCTCGCATGCAAAACAGGGGACGATATCCATATTGAATTAAGAGATTCAGAAGAAATTACTTCTAAATGGTACGAAAAGCCGATGGCGCCAGAAGGTGTACAAACCTATAACCCCGCATTCGATGTCACAGATCATGATTTGATTACAGGCATTATTACGGAGAATGGCATAGCTTATGCACCGTTTACTGAAAGTCTGTCTAAGATGTTTAAATAG
- a CDS encoding CoA-disulfide reductase, translating to MKLLVIGGVAASMSAASKLRRMDEKAEITVYEKGKFLSYGACGLPYYISGENDDYRKMIARTQEQFSERNIKTHLQHEVLKVDTSKKEVTVKDLASGEMFTDTFDKLMIGTGTFPIMPPFPGADLENVQVLKTMEDGMVLKEISRKSEVKDVVIVGGGYIGIEVVEAMKTLGKNVRVIEMGERILAPFDKEITDIAEKEIRDHGVELNLGEKVESFSGNGKVESVKTDKGTYKADLVLVAVGVKPATKFLEGSGIELAENGAIIIDREMRTNIEGVYAAGDCAQVYHKVLEENDYIPLGTNANKCGRLAGANIAGSHENYVGTLGSAAIKIFNMELGRTGLSEEDAKKLGVSYTTEFVKAADHPSYYPNQTPIWIKLICEKGTNRILGAHAIGNKGAVLRIDVFAVAIHNNMAAEELGMVDLCYAPPFAGVWDAVHIASNAAKK from the coding sequence ATGAAACTGCTGGTCATTGGCGGGGTGGCTGCAAGTATGTCAGCCGCATCAAAATTAAGGAGAATGGATGAAAAAGCTGAAATTACCGTCTACGAAAAAGGCAAGTTTTTATCTTACGGTGCCTGCGGTCTTCCTTATTATATATCTGGAGAAAATGATGATTACCGAAAAATGATCGCAAGAACACAGGAGCAATTTTCTGAGAGGAACATCAAAACACATCTTCAGCATGAAGTGTTAAAAGTGGATACAAGCAAGAAGGAAGTAACTGTTAAAGACCTTGCATCAGGAGAAATGTTTACGGATACATTCGATAAGCTGATGATCGGAACAGGCACGTTTCCCATCATGCCTCCATTTCCTGGAGCTGATCTTGAGAATGTTCAGGTGCTGAAAACAATGGAAGATGGGATGGTATTAAAAGAAATTTCCCGCAAATCAGAAGTGAAAGATGTTGTCATTGTTGGCGGAGGCTATATTGGAATCGAAGTGGTCGAAGCGATGAAAACCCTCGGCAAAAATGTGCGTGTCATTGAAATGGGAGAGAGAATCCTGGCTCCTTTCGATAAGGAAATAACAGATATCGCTGAAAAAGAAATTCGTGATCACGGTGTAGAATTGAATCTGGGAGAAAAGGTAGAGAGCTTCAGCGGCAATGGGAAAGTGGAGAGTGTGAAAACGGATAAAGGAACTTATAAAGCTGATTTAGTGCTTGTTGCTGTAGGTGTAAAACCTGCTACCAAGTTTCTGGAAGGTTCGGGTATAGAGCTGGCGGAAAATGGAGCCATCATCATCGACCGTGAAATGCGGACAAATATTGAAGGTGTTTATGCAGCGGGGGACTGCGCTCAGGTTTATCACAAAGTGCTTGAAGAAAATGATTATATCCCGCTGGGAACAAACGCGAATAAATGCGGCCGCCTGGCTGGGGCCAATATAGCCGGCAGCCATGAAAACTATGTGGGAACTCTGGGAAGCGCCGCGATTAAAATTTTTAATATGGAGCTTGGAAGAACGGGACTTTCCGAGGAAGATGCAAAGAAGCTTGGCGTCAGCTATACAACTGAATTTGTGAAAGCCGCAGATCATCCAAGCTATTACCCGAATCAGACCCCTATCTGGATCAAGCTGATCTGTGAAAAAGGAACAAACCGAATCCTCGGAGCCCACGCCATCGGCAATAAAGGGGCGGTCCTCCGAATCGATGTATTTGCCGTTGCCATCCATAATAATATGGCAGCAGAAGAACTTGGCATGGTGGATCTTTGTTATGCCCCGCCTTTTGCGGGTGTCTGGGATGCTGTCCATATCGCAAGCAACGCAGCGAAAAAATAG
- a CDS encoding VOC family protein, with the protein MQEDVEYCPYKIPFMEAEMFTRIDTVFLQVIDFGKAIEWYSTVLGFPVRWRDDQGGYAALEIGETPLTLVRSEKVIPSSHMPFNFYVSDIVEAHQHLAGHKVKAGPIQDDGTVKWFEFEDPDGNKLGVCHFKE; encoded by the coding sequence TTGCAAGAAGATGTTGAATATTGTCCATATAAAATCCCTTTTATGGAGGCTGAAATGTTTACAAGAATCGATACAGTCTTTCTGCAGGTAATTGATTTCGGAAAAGCCATTGAATGGTATAGCACTGTGCTTGGCTTCCCGGTAAGATGGAGGGATGACCAGGGAGGGTATGCAGCCTTGGAAATCGGGGAAACACCTTTAACCCTTGTCCGTTCTGAAAAAGTAATTCCTTCCTCTCATATGCCATTTAACTTTTATGTTTCCGATATTGTTGAAGCACATCAGCATCTGGCAGGGCATAAGGTGAAAGCCGGCCCAATCCAGGATGATGGAACGGTAAAGTGGTTTGAGTTTGAAGACCCTGACGGCAATAAGCTGGGGGTATGCCATTTTAAAGAATAA
- a CDS encoding class II aldolase/adducin family protein has product MAVQNTYISDREAKELICEIGKRVYNKSFVAANDGNISIKVGDHELWTTPTGVSKGFMTPEMMVKMDLLGNVLEGNLKPSSEVKMHLRVYQENPEAKAVVHAHPPVATTFAIAGISLEKPVSPEVIVLLGKVPVAPYATPGTQEVPDSIAPYCRDYNAVLLANHGALTWGRDITEAYFRMESLEHYALMLMYSEHIMQKSNELSTGQIADLISIREKMGIKTGGIPVPGNDKNIRTAPGLQEEMIESIVQKVTEEVLKNVLK; this is encoded by the coding sequence ATGGCTGTTCAAAATACATATATAAGCGATCGGGAAGCAAAGGAACTGATCTGTGAAATCGGCAAAAGAGTGTACAATAAAAGCTTCGTTGCAGCAAACGACGGAAATATCTCCATTAAGGTGGGCGACCATGAACTCTGGACAACACCAACTGGAGTAAGCAAAGGATTTATGACCCCTGAAATGATGGTCAAAATGGATCTTTTAGGCAACGTGCTAGAGGGCAATCTGAAGCCTTCTTCCGAAGTGAAGATGCACCTCAGAGTGTATCAGGAAAACCCTGAAGCAAAGGCAGTTGTCCATGCCCATCCGCCTGTCGCCACTACGTTTGCCATAGCCGGAATCAGCCTGGAAAAACCTGTATCACCGGAAGTGATAGTCCTGCTTGGCAAAGTGCCGGTTGCCCCGTATGCCACTCCGGGCACACAGGAAGTTCCTGATTCAATTGCCCCATACTGCAGGGATTACAATGCCGTTCTTCTTGCCAACCATGGCGCCCTGACCTGGGGCAGGGATATCACAGAGGCCTATTTTCGAATGGAATCACTGGAACACTATGCACTCATGCTGATGTATTCAGAACACATCATGCAGAAGTCAAACGAACTAAGCACAGGACAAATTGCAGATTTGATCTCAATCCGTGAGAAAATGGGCATTAAAACAGGCGGAATACCGGTTCCTGGCAATGATAAGAATATCCGGACAGCTCCCGGTCTGCAAGAAGAAATGATCGAAAGCATTGTTCAAAAAGTAACCGAAGAAGTCTTGAAAAACGTTTTAAAATAG